Proteins from one Xenorhabdus griffiniae genomic window:
- a CDS encoding glycosyltransferase family 2 protein — translation MTNAKNIYPASQKILSIVVAAHNLEKLISKCINSIKDSLYDLEPYLYEVLLIDDSSSDATPSILKRFSEENESFIYIRKEFRSLGKVKKYAVEKSRGEYITFVDGDDFLSYFSMKEFIDFLMQNKPDMLVSSLQEVRKSSDIIHKSHLISPVLFDRNTAIKEYLIHKKYQAHSCGKFFKRDLFTGSNFPEVSCYEDALSFSSILIKCEKIFYTKTKYYNYIKREDSLSGSINKDKINIMAEVILVDDKLFGKEFRKLTVCHAIELVYKYHDCLSDKYLCLLMDMIGNISILDFLLDCRIRFSFKKKFYKMKIKSYFK, via the coding sequence ATGACTAACGCAAAAAATATATATCCAGCCTCTCAAAAAATATTATCAATTGTTGTGGCTGCACATAATTTAGAAAAACTAATTTCAAAATGCATCAATAGCATAAAAGATTCTTTATATGATTTAGAACCTTATTTATATGAGGTTTTGTTGATAGATGATAGTTCGTCTGATGCAACTCCATCTATTTTAAAAAGGTTCTCTGAGGAAAATGAGTCTTTTATATATATAAGAAAAGAATTTAGAAGTTTAGGGAAAGTAAAAAAGTATGCTGTAGAAAAAAGTCGTGGTGAATACATTACTTTTGTTGATGGTGATGATTTTCTATCATATTTCTCCATGAAAGAATTTATTGATTTCCTTATGCAAAATAAACCGGATATGCTAGTTAGTTCATTGCAAGAAGTCAGGAAATCTAGTGATATAATACATAAATCTCATTTAATATCCCCGGTCCTATTCGATAGGAATACGGCAATAAAGGAATATTTAATTCATAAAAAGTACCAGGCTCATTCATGTGGTAAGTTTTTTAAGAGAGATTTATTTACAGGAAGCAATTTTCCAGAAGTCTCATGCTATGAAGATGCTCTATCATTTTCATCTATATTAATTAAGTGTGAGAAAATTTTTTATACAAAAACGAAATATTATAATTATATTAAAAGAGAAGATAGTCTATCTGGATCTATAAATAAAGATAAAATAAATATTATGGCAGAGGTCATACTAGTAGATGATAAATTGTTTGGTAAAGAATTTAGGAAATTAACTGTTTGTCATGCAATAGAGCTTGTATATAAATATCATGATTGTCTATCAGATAAATATCTGTGTTTATTAATGGATATGATTGGCAATATATCCATTTTGGATTTTCTGCTAGATTGCAGAATTAGATTTAGTTTCAAGAAAAAATTTTATAAAATGAAAATTAAAAGTTATTTTAAATAA
- a CDS encoding GNAT family N-acetyltransferase has translation MEMLSIEATKTLFSGWIECNFAQYKEAHALFGGCTLTHPNIVSFLDKHLDGQFCFYIKKTASGIKGACFSFENKKLIEEMQTKYPVSYDEIVFPIVTDAKLFLPIKSKRLSPIHEKNFINASYRPLFSKRQICLIKDSFSYKTRRNRSNEINKFKRAGGEIRPSSEFSAEELVDIYIDLYQKRWNNGHSEEQKKHFLEIYTELREHIFGNVLLINGKPCAYDFVLWAESPKWISFDAINGGYDPEYAHLSVGSILMWVNVQEAKALCHQG, from the coding sequence ATGGAGATGCTTTCTATAGAAGCTACAAAAACACTTTTTTCAGGATGGATAGAATGCAATTTTGCACAGTATAAAGAAGCACATGCTCTTTTTGGCGGATGTACATTAACTCATCCCAATATTGTATCTTTTTTGGATAAACATCTTGATGGACAGTTTTGTTTTTATATCAAAAAAACAGCATCTGGAATTAAAGGTGCCTGTTTTTCTTTTGAAAATAAAAAGCTGATTGAAGAAATGCAAACTAAATATCCAGTTTCATATGATGAAATTGTTTTCCCTATTGTAACGGATGCAAAATTATTTTTACCTATAAAATCAAAGCGATTATCGCCTATTCATGAAAAGAATTTTATCAATGCTAGTTATAGACCTCTTTTCAGTAAGCGCCAAATTTGCTTAATCAAAGATAGTTTTTCTTACAAAACTCGCCGTAATCGCAGTAACGAGATCAACAAATTTAAGCGTGCAGGAGGAGAAATTCGTCCCTCAAGTGAATTCAGTGCAGAAGAGTTGGTAGATATTTATATTGATCTGTACCAAAAGCGTTGGAATAACGGCCATTCTGAAGAGCAGAAAAAGCATTTCCTTGAAATATACACTGAGCTTCGCGAGCATATATTTGGCAATGTATTACTGATTAACGGCAAGCCTTGTGCTTATGATTTTGTCCTGTGGGCAGAAAGCCCCAAATGGATTTCTTTTGATGCCATTAATGGTGGTTATGATCCTGAATATGCTCATCTCAGCGTTGGTAGTATCTTGATGTGGGTGAATGTCCAAGAAGCAAAAGCATTGTGTCATCAGGGATGA
- the rfaC gene encoding lipopolysaccharide heptosyltransferase RfaC, producing the protein MRVLLVKTSSMGDVLHTLPALTDAKQQLPDIQFDWVVEEGFAQIPTWHYAVKNVIPVAIRRWRKNWFRKDIREERAQFRQQLQQHQYDAIIDAQGLLKSAFLVTRLAHGPKHGYDRKSIREPIASFFYDHCHAVSKQQHAVERTRALFADSLGYKKPSGQGNYAIARHFLHQQTNGQNNYLVFLHATTRDEKHWPEDHWRQLIADIQTTGMRIKLPWGAEHEYQRALRLAEGFSHVDVLPKLTLAEVAHVIAGAQAVVSVDTGLSHLTAALDRPNITLFGPTDPGLIGGYGKEQHPLKSADNTMQGVTSGEVMLLLQNTLKKHFA; encoded by the coding sequence ATGCGTGTTTTACTGGTAAAAACGTCTTCGATGGGAGATGTGTTACATACTCTGCCGGCGTTAACTGATGCAAAACAGCAGCTTCCTGATATTCAATTTGATTGGGTAGTGGAAGAGGGGTTTGCCCAAATTCCAACCTGGCACTATGCGGTCAAAAATGTGATCCCCGTGGCTATTCGCCGCTGGCGAAAAAATTGGTTTAGGAAGGATATTCGTGAAGAACGGGCACAATTTCGGCAACAACTGCAACAGCACCAATATGACGCTATCATTGATGCTCAAGGTCTGTTAAAAAGCGCTTTTTTGGTAACGCGATTAGCACATGGCCCAAAGCATGGTTACGATCGAAAAAGCATCCGTGAGCCCATCGCCAGCTTCTTCTATGATCATTGTCATGCTGTCAGCAAGCAACAACACGCGGTTGAACGCACTCGGGCTTTATTTGCTGATAGTTTGGGGTATAAAAAACCGTCAGGGCAAGGTAATTACGCCATCGCCCGCCATTTTTTGCACCAGCAAACTAATGGCCAAAATAATTATCTCGTTTTTCTCCATGCAACAACGCGCGATGAAAAACATTGGCCTGAAGATCATTGGCGGCAGCTTATCGCAGATATCCAGACAACGGGTATGCGCATTAAATTGCCTTGGGGCGCTGAGCATGAATATCAGCGAGCATTAAGGCTAGCGGAAGGGTTTTCCCATGTTGATGTTCTGCCAAAACTGACTTTGGCTGAAGTTGCACATGTTATTGCGGGGGCACAAGCCGTAGTTTCAGTTGATACGGGCTTAAGCCATCTGACAGCGGCACTTGATCGACCCAATATTACGCTATTTGGGCCGACTGATCCTGGTTTAATCGGTGGATATGGTAAAGAGCAGCATCCTTTGAAATCGGCGGATAATACGATGCAAGGTGTTACTTCAGGGGAAGTTATGCTGCTCTTGCAGAACACATTAAAAAAGCACTTTGCCTAG
- the rfaF gene encoding ADP-heptose--LPS heptosyltransferase RfaF, with protein sequence MKILVIGPSWVGDMMMSQSLYRTLKDLHPNAEIDVMAPAWCRPLLAKMPEVHQALAMPLGHGALALGERRRLGLALRENRYDRAYILPNSFKSALVPFFANIPQRTGWRGEMRYGLLNDIRVLNKSAFPLMVQRYIALAYEGKNIRSADDLPQPLLWPRLSVNDEDIAESTSAFNISDHRPIIGFCPGAEFGPAKRWPHYHYAALAEQLITQKGYQILLFGSDKDHQAGEDIRALLSDDAREYCLNLAGKTSLEQAVNVIAACDAIVTNDSGLMHVAAALNRPLVALYGPSSPDFTPPLSNKAEVIRLITGYHKIRKGDSDGGYHQSLIDIQPERVLSSLAKLLQAESQN encoded by the coding sequence ATGAAGATATTGGTGATCGGCCCATCATGGGTGGGTGACATGATGATGTCACAAAGCCTCTACCGTACTTTGAAAGATTTGCACCCCAATGCAGAAATTGATGTGATGGCACCCGCATGGTGTCGTCCATTACTGGCAAAAATGCCAGAAGTGCATCAGGCATTAGCCATGCCACTTGGTCATGGTGCCCTGGCCTTGGGTGAGCGCCGACGCCTTGGGCTGGCATTACGTGAAAATAGATATGATCGTGCTTATATATTACCCAATTCATTCAAATCTGCATTGGTCCCTTTCTTCGCCAATATCCCGCAACGGACAGGCTGGCGTGGTGAGATGCGTTACGGATTATTAAATGACATCCGAGTCCTGAATAAAAGTGCTTTTCCACTCATGGTTCAACGCTATATCGCTCTCGCGTATGAAGGGAAAAATATACGTAGCGCCGATGATCTTCCACAACCTTTGTTATGGCCGCGATTAAGTGTCAATGACGAAGATATTGCCGAATCAACTTCAGCCTTCAATATTTCCGATCACCGCCCTATTATTGGTTTCTGCCCTGGTGCTGAGTTCGGACCAGCCAAGCGCTGGCCACATTATCACTATGCTGCCCTCGCTGAACAGTTAATTACCCAAAAAGGCTACCAAATTTTGCTGTTTGGTTCTGACAAAGATCATCAGGCAGGTGAAGATATTCGCGCACTGTTAAGCGATGATGCCCGCGAATATTGTCTCAATCTGGCAGGAAAAACCTCGCTTGAACAAGCGGTAAATGTCATCGCAGCTTGTGATGCCATCGTCACAAACGACTCAGGTTTGATGCATGTAGCGGCAGCCTTAAACCGGCCGCTGGTGGCATTATATGGGCCAAGTAGCCCGGATTTTACCCCGCCATTATCAAATAAGGCCGAAGTGATCCGCCTGATTACGGGTTACCACAAAATCAGAAAAGGCGACAGCGATGGTGGCTATCACCAAAGTCTGATCGATATTCAACCTGAAAGAGTTCTATCTTCATTAGCAAAACTGCTACAGGCGGAGAGCCAAAATTAA
- the rfaD gene encoding ADP-glyceromanno-heptose 6-epimerase, giving the protein MIIVTGGAGFIGSNIVKALNDEGYKDILVVDNLKDGTKFVNLVDLDITDYMDKEDFIASIVAGDDLGDIDAIFHEGACSSTTEWDGKYMMDNNYQYSKDVLHYCLERQIPFLYASSAATYGGRSDNFIEERQYEKPLNVYGYSKFLFDQYVRDILPHADSQICGFRYFNVYGPREGHKGSMASVAYHLNNQIHQGQNPKLFAGSENFRRDFIYVGDVAAVNLWFWQNGVSGIFNCGTGRAESFQAVADAVIEFHKEKSPAAEYIDFPEKLKGRYQSFTQADLTKLRAAGYQKPFKTVAEGVAEYMQWLNQDN; this is encoded by the coding sequence ATGATTATTGTCACTGGTGGCGCAGGGTTTATTGGCAGCAATATTGTCAAGGCACTGAATGATGAGGGCTATAAGGATATTCTGGTTGTTGATAACCTGAAAGACGGCACAAAGTTCGTCAATTTGGTTGATTTGGATATCACCGATTATATGGATAAGGAAGACTTCATTGCCAGTATCGTGGCAGGTGATGATTTAGGTGACATTGATGCTATTTTCCATGAAGGTGCTTGTTCATCCACAACAGAATGGGATGGTAAGTATATGATGGACAATAATTATCAGTATTCTAAAGATGTTCTGCATTACTGCCTTGAGCGCCAAATCCCCTTCCTGTACGCCTCTTCTGCTGCTACTTATGGCGGCCGCAGTGACAATTTTATTGAAGAGCGCCAATATGAAAAACCTCTCAATGTCTATGGCTACTCCAAGTTCCTATTTGATCAATATGTTCGTGATATTTTGCCCCATGCGGATTCACAAATTTGCGGCTTCCGTTATTTCAATGTGTACGGGCCGCGCGAAGGTCATAAAGGCAGTATGGCGAGTGTCGCCTATCATTTAAATAACCAGATTCACCAGGGACAGAATCCGAAGTTATTTGCTGGCAGTGAGAATTTCCGCCGCGATTTTATCTATGTTGGCGATGTTGCCGCCGTCAATCTATGGTTCTGGCAAAATGGCGTTTCCGGCATTTTTAACTGTGGAACAGGCCGCGCTGAATCTTTCCAGGCTGTCGCAGATGCTGTGATTGAATTCCATAAAGAAAAATCTCCAGCCGCCGAATACATCGACTTTCCAGAAAAATTAAAAGGCCGTTACCAGAGTTTTACTCAGGCAGATCTGACAAAACTTCGCGCTGCTGGCTATCAAAAACCGTTCAAGACGGTTGCCGAAGGCGTCGCTGAATATATGCAATGGCTCAATCAGGATAATTAA
- the kbl gene encoding glycine C-acetyltransferase, translating to MSASFYQKINEQLEQTRSEGLFKSERIITSAQDANIAVAQGNQVINFCANNYLGLANHPDLIAAAKTGMDSHGFGMASVRFICGTQDSHKELENKIAEFLGMEDAILYSSCFDANGGLFETLFGPEDAIISDALNHASIIDGIRLCKAKRYRYANNDMQELRVQLEKAKADGAQNILIATDGVFSMDGVIADLKSICDLADEFGALVMVDDSHAVGFVGKHGRGTHEYCDVMGRIDIITGTLGKALGGASGGYTAARKEVVEWLRQRSRPYLFSNSLAPAIVAASIKVLDMLKSGDDLRERLWKNANLFREKMTSAGFTLAGADHAIIPVMLGDAKLAQEFAAELLKEGIYVIGFFYPVVPKGQARIRTQISAAHTEEQIERVVAAFIRIGKQLDVIA from the coding sequence ATGTCAGCGTCGTTTTACCAGAAAATTAATGAGCAGTTGGAACAAACCCGCTCCGAAGGATTATTCAAAAGTGAGCGTATAATCACTTCTGCTCAGGATGCCAATATTGCTGTTGCGCAGGGTAACCAAGTTATTAATTTTTGTGCCAATAACTATTTAGGCTTAGCCAATCATCCTGACTTGATTGCAGCGGCAAAAACAGGCATGGATAGTCATGGTTTTGGTATGGCATCTGTTCGTTTTATCTGTGGTACACAAGATTCTCATAAAGAATTAGAAAATAAGATTGCTGAATTTTTGGGTATGGAAGATGCCATTCTGTACTCCTCGTGCTTTGATGCAAACGGCGGTCTGTTTGAAACCCTATTTGGGCCAGAAGATGCCATTATCTCCGATGCTTTGAACCATGCCTCTATCATTGATGGCATCCGCTTATGCAAAGCAAAGCGTTACCGCTATGCCAATAATGACATGCAAGAATTAAGGGTGCAGTTGGAAAAGGCAAAAGCAGACGGTGCGCAAAATATCCTGATCGCAACTGACGGGGTATTTTCAATGGATGGCGTTATTGCTGACCTGAAATCTATCTGTGACCTGGCTGATGAATTTGGTGCGTTGGTTATGGTGGATGATTCACATGCAGTTGGTTTTGTTGGCAAGCATGGTCGTGGCACTCATGAATACTGTGATGTTATGGGACGTATTGACATCATCACCGGTACGCTAGGTAAGGCACTGGGTGGCGCATCAGGTGGTTATACTGCCGCGCGTAAAGAAGTGGTTGAATGGTTGCGTCAGCGTTCACGCCCATATTTGTTCTCTAACTCACTGGCTCCAGCCATTGTCGCTGCATCGATCAAGGTGCTGGACATGCTGAAAAGTGGCGATGATCTGCGTGAGCGTCTCTGGAAAAACGCGAATTTGTTCCGTGAAAAAATGACATCCGCAGGTTTCACGCTGGCGGGAGCAGATCATGCGATTATTCCTGTTATGTTGGGGGATGCAAAACTGGCGCAGGAATTCGCCGCAGAACTACTGAAAGAAGGCATTTATGTGATTGGGTTTTTCTATCCGGTTGTGCCGAAAGGTCAGGCGCGTATCCGAACCCAGATCTCAGCTGCTCATACTGAAGAACAAATTGAACGTGTGGTGGCTGCATTTATCCGCATTGGTAAGCAATTGGATGTCATTGCTTAA
- the tdh gene encoding L-threonine 3-dehydrogenase, translating into MKALSKLKPEEGIWMTDVPTPELGHNDVMIKIRKTAICGTDVHIYNWDDWSQKTIPVPMVVGHEYVGEVVAIGQEVKGFKIGDRVSGEGHITCGHCRNCRGGRTHLCRNTTGVGVNREGAFAEYLVIPAFNAFKIPDNIPDELAAIFDPFGNAVHTALSFDLVGEDVLVSGAGPIGIMAAAVCKHVGARHVVITDVNEYRLELARKMGVTRAVNVSKENLTDVMAELGMTEGFDVGLEMSGAPPAFHTLLNTMNHGGRIALLGIPPSDMAIDWNQVIFKGLFIKGIYGREMFETWYKMAALIQSGLDLSPIITHQFSINDYQKGFDVMRSGQSGKVILNWD; encoded by the coding sequence ATGAAAGCATTGTCCAAATTAAAGCCAGAAGAAGGTATCTGGATGACAGATGTGCCCACGCCGGAGCTTGGGCACAATGATGTGATGATTAAAATCCGTAAGACTGCTATTTGTGGGACGGACGTTCACATCTATAACTGGGATGATTGGTCGCAAAAAACTATCCCTGTCCCGATGGTAGTGGGGCACGAATATGTTGGTGAAGTTGTTGCGATTGGTCAGGAAGTAAAAGGGTTCAAGATTGGTGATCGTGTATCTGGTGAAGGCCATATCACCTGTGGCCACTGTCGTAATTGTCGAGGTGGACGTACGCATTTATGCCGCAATACCACGGGTGTGGGTGTGAACCGTGAAGGTGCTTTTGCTGAATATCTGGTTATTCCCGCATTTAATGCTTTTAAGATCCCAGACAATATACCCGATGAGCTGGCTGCGATTTTTGATCCATTTGGTAATGCGGTACACACTGCACTGTCTTTTGATCTGGTGGGGGAAGATGTACTGGTATCAGGCGCTGGTCCTATCGGGATTATGGCTGCAGCGGTATGTAAGCATGTTGGTGCCCGTCATGTCGTGATTACTGATGTCAATGAATATCGCCTTGAGTTAGCTCGTAAAATGGGTGTTACCCGTGCTGTGAATGTTAGCAAAGAAAATCTAACTGATGTCATGGCAGAACTGGGAATGACGGAAGGTTTTGATGTTGGGTTGGAGATGTCAGGTGCTCCACCAGCGTTTCATACTTTGCTCAATACCATGAACCACGGTGGGCGCATTGCTCTGTTAGGTATTCCGCCTTCGGATATGGCGATAGATTGGAACCAGGTCATCTTTAAGGGATTATTTATCAAGGGCATCTACGGGCGTGAGATGTTCGAAACCTGGTACAAGATGGCGGCTTTGATCCAATCTGGTCTGGATTTATCCCCGATTATCACTCACCAATTCTCGATTAATGATTATCAGAAAGGCTTTGATGTCATGCGTTCAGGGCAATCTGGCAAAGTTATCTTAAATTGGGATTAA
- a CDS encoding divergent polysaccharide deacetylase family protein, which yields MVKMRCRLIKQVNVFTFLSWIPLFFTSLLFALNAQAARLAIVIDDVGYRVNEENKILQMPVAVSIAILPNSPYGRKMAGKAYQQGREILIHLPMAPLGRQPLEKNTLHPAMDREEIARIIQDAIQKVPHAVGMNNHMGSAMTSNLSGMEKVMQALSHYHLYFLDSVTIGNTQVTKAAMGTPVPVIRRNVFLDNIQTEAETRHQLNRAISLARKRGSAVAIGHPYPTTIRALQQALATLPGDIELVTPSLLLDHQTARKCIQPHEPKPAPATQLEYLKMVKKALSSSVIFNAFNRYMQKLLGNYTTKKTPDKTEVKHTLANKTETRPENDQAGIQKTKDACANF from the coding sequence ATGGTGAAGATGCGGTGTCGTTTAATAAAACAGGTTAATGTATTCACTTTTTTATCTTGGATACCGCTATTCTTCACATCATTGCTATTTGCTTTAAATGCACAAGCTGCACGTTTAGCCATTGTCATTGATGATGTTGGCTATCGTGTTAATGAAGAAAATAAAATCTTACAAATGCCCGTTGCGGTTTCTATCGCCATCCTGCCCAACTCTCCGTATGGCAGGAAAATGGCGGGAAAGGCTTATCAGCAGGGACGGGAGATTTTAATCCATTTGCCAATGGCCCCATTAGGCAGGCAACCGCTGGAAAAAAATACACTCCATCCTGCCATGGACAGGGAAGAAATTGCCCGTATTATTCAAGATGCGATACAGAAAGTTCCCCATGCTGTGGGTATGAATAATCATATGGGCAGTGCGATGACATCGAATCTCAGTGGCATGGAAAAGGTAATGCAAGCGTTATCCCATTATCACCTTTACTTTCTGGACAGTGTGACAATAGGTAATACACAAGTTACCAAAGCGGCAATGGGAACCCCTGTTCCCGTGATCCGAAGAAATGTGTTTTTGGATAATATTCAAACCGAAGCCGAAACACGGCATCAACTTAACCGAGCAATTTCACTTGCCCGCAAGCGAGGTTCTGCCGTTGCAATTGGGCACCCATATCCCACGACCATACGCGCCTTACAGCAAGCACTTGCAACATTACCCGGTGATATTGAACTGGTGACACCCAGCCTGTTGTTAGATCATCAAACTGCACGTAAGTGCATACAACCCCATGAGCCAAAACCTGCACCAGCGACTCAGTTGGAGTATCTCAAGATGGTCAAAAAGGCATTATCTAGCAGTGTTATCTTTAATGCCTTCAATCGGTACATGCAAAAACTTTTGGGGAATTACACGACAAAAAAAACGCCGGACAAAACAGAAGTAAAACACACACTGGCAAATAAAACGGAAACTCGACCAGAAAACGATCAAGCAGGCATCCAAAAAACTAAAGACGCCTGCGCTAATTTTTAA
- the envC gene encoding murein hydrolase activator EnvC, with translation MAENKDLNSRKNRQRQYKLQNKIRVLQLCALLFTFLSFSTNTFANPISENKNQLKDIQQDIAEKEKSVKQQQKQRADLLNQLKEQESTISEVGRSLHTTQTRLNKLENDVSSLNTNIKHLQTQQKEQRQLLANQLDAAFRQGNHQGLELLLNGQENQRKERILAYYSYLNQARQETIAKLQKTTEELNQQKKLQLEKQSEQKAILASQKQQKQKMETARTARQKTLTTLESSLKKDQQSLAELRQNETRLRDKIAKAEREAKARAEREAREAARVRAQVAAKQKQAQQKGSSYKPTEEERALMARTGGLGRPAGQAIWPVRGRVIHSFGEAIQGELRWKGVVISAAEGTEVRAISDGRVLLADWLQGYGLVVVIEHGKGDMSIYGYNQSTLVSVGQQVRAGQPIALVGSSGGQQQPSLYFEIRRQGQAVNPLPWLGK, from the coding sequence ATGGCTGAAAATAAGGATCTCAATAGCCGTAAAAATCGGCAGAGGCAATACAAATTGCAAAATAAAATCAGAGTGTTACAACTCTGTGCCTTGTTGTTCACCTTTCTCAGTTTCAGTACAAATACTTTCGCTAATCCAATTTCAGAGAATAAAAATCAGCTCAAAGATATTCAACAGGATATTGCCGAGAAAGAGAAAAGCGTAAAACAGCAACAAAAACAACGTGCAGATCTGCTTAACCAATTAAAAGAACAAGAAAGCACTATCTCCGAAGTGGGACGCTCGCTGCATACAACACAGACTCGCCTGAATAAACTGGAAAACGACGTTTCATCATTAAATACCAATATCAAGCACCTGCAAACACAACAAAAGGAGCAACGTCAATTACTTGCCAACCAATTGGATGCTGCATTCCGGCAAGGAAATCACCAAGGGTTAGAGTTGTTGCTCAATGGACAAGAAAATCAGCGCAAAGAACGTATTCTCGCCTATTACAGTTATTTAAATCAGGCTCGTCAGGAAACTATCGCTAAACTGCAAAAAACCACTGAAGAACTTAACCAACAAAAAAAACTGCAACTAGAAAAACAAAGTGAACAGAAAGCGATACTGGCCAGCCAAAAACAGCAAAAGCAAAAGATGGAAACTGCCCGCACTGCACGGCAAAAAACATTAACGACACTCGAATCTTCATTGAAGAAAGATCAACAGAGTCTGGCTGAGCTTCGGCAGAATGAAACCAGACTGAGAGACAAAATTGCCAAAGCTGAGCGGGAAGCCAAAGCGCGTGCTGAACGTGAAGCACGTGAAGCAGCTCGTGTTCGTGCCCAAGTTGCTGCTAAGCAGAAACAAGCACAACAAAAAGGTTCCAGCTATAAACCAACAGAAGAAGAACGTGCTCTCATGGCACGAACTGGTGGCCTTGGGCGTCCTGCAGGGCAAGCAATCTGGCCAGTACGCGGTCGTGTTATCCATAGTTTTGGCGAAGCAATACAAGGTGAACTTCGCTGGAAAGGCGTTGTTATCTCAGCAGCGGAAGGGACAGAAGTCAGGGCAATTTCAGATGGTCGTGTCTTGCTGGCAGACTGGCTACAAGGCTATGGACTGGTTGTTGTGATTGAACACGGTAAAGGTGATATGAGCATTTACGGTTACAACCAGAGTACATTGGTCAGTGTTGGGCAACAGGTTCGGGCAGGCCAGCCAATAGCCTTGGTTGGCAGTAGCGGCGGGCAGCAACAACCTTCACTGTACTTTGAAATCCGCCGTCAAGGGCAGGCTGTTAACCCTTTACCGTGGTTAGGGAAATAG
- a CDS encoding rhodanese-like domain-containing protein, giving the protein MLQEIMQFISRNTILSLVWIALLVAVIVMTVKSVFSKSKEITRAQAIHFINKEEAIVVDLRSRDDFRRGHIIGSVNLTPSEIKDSNLGELEKHKKQPVIVVSANGLESRTPAENLVRLGFEQVYSLKEGIAGWAGENLPLAHGKR; this is encoded by the coding sequence ATGCTGCAAGAAATCATGCAATTTATTAGCCGGAACACGATCCTGAGCCTTGTCTGGATTGCATTGCTGGTGGCTGTCATTGTTATGACGGTAAAAAGCGTGTTCTCCAAGAGTAAAGAGATCACCCGTGCTCAGGCCATCCATTTCATCAACAAGGAAGAAGCTATCGTCGTGGATTTACGCTCCCGTGACGATTTTCGCAGAGGGCATATTATTGGTTCCGTTAACCTGACGCCATCTGAAATTAAAGACAGTAATTTAGGTGAGTTGGAGAAACATAAAAAACAGCCTGTTATCGTAGTTTCAGCGAATGGGCTAGAATCCAGAACACCAGCGGAAAATCTGGTTCGTTTAGGCTTTGAGCAGGTTTATTCCCTGAAAGAGGGGATTGCTGGTTGGGCGGGTGAAAATCTGCCATTGGCTCATGGCAAGAGATAA